TCGAAAAGTTTGGCCTGCATCTCCTGCTTATGCCCAGATTTGTACTGATCATGGACCATCTTATGTGTCTTGGCACTGAGCAGGATCAAATTGTCTGGGTCTGCGCATCCCTCGGGATCCTCGGCCAGCGGGATGATGTGGTGGACGATGGTGCCAGGGACGATGCGATGGTTGACACACCACTCATAGGCATCCATGCCATGGTATTTG
This is a stretch of genomic DNA from Acidaminococcus timonensis. It encodes these proteins:
- a CDS encoding HNH endonuclease signature motif containing protein, with amino-acid sequence MLKRTCPICGRIHNQGEQCPMAKRRHKEYDRDHRDRARAGFYHSKEWTALHDMVKDKYHGMDAYEWCVNHRIVPGTIVHHIIPLAEDPEGCADPDNLILLSAKTHKMVHDQYKSGHKQEMQAKLFEIIRKFE